In a single window of the Aridibaculum aurantiacum genome:
- a CDS encoding sialate O-acetylesterase translates to MKTIKASLLLLLLLSLAFINHAQVKLPSIFTNNMILQQQTDVAFWGWSNAGSSIKITPSWSKISYTAKADAAGKWKVKVATPTAGGPYTVTISNGKPTTLTNVLIGEVWLLGGQSNMEMPMKGFKGQPILGSNDAILHSRNKNIRLYTVPRSSVIEVQENSKPSEWKEASPETVSNFSATGYYFGKLVNQMLDVPVGLINCSYSGSYAEAWMTPEALKDFGVKIPVKGDTIKAVSRTPTTLYNGMLHPIIGYGIRGALFYQGESNYDDPDKYQKLFPTMVKQWRNEWGIGNFPFYYAQIAPYNYAQLPPHHTGGKYNSAYLRDAQRKAEKVIPNAAMAVLLDIGEEKQIHPANKEAGGKRLALLALAKTYGMNGFGAASPAYDTLTITGSIANVRFQNVPNGLTSFGKELTQFEIAGANKVFYPAKAWINGSSIAVSAPEVKEPVAVRYAFKDFVVGDLYGTDGLPVSSFRTDTW, encoded by the coding sequence ATGAAGACTATCAAAGCATCTCTTCTCTTACTGTTATTACTATCCCTTGCATTTATCAATCATGCACAGGTAAAGCTTCCTTCCATCTTCACAAATAATATGATACTGCAACAGCAAACAGATGTTGCGTTCTGGGGTTGGAGTAATGCAGGCAGTTCAATCAAAATCACACCTTCGTGGAGTAAGATCAGCTACACAGCTAAAGCAGATGCTGCAGGCAAATGGAAAGTAAAAGTAGCGACACCAACTGCTGGAGGTCCTTATACCGTTACTATCTCCAATGGTAAACCAACAACGCTTACCAATGTATTAATTGGCGAAGTCTGGCTATTGGGCGGACAATCAAATATGGAAATGCCGATGAAGGGGTTTAAAGGCCAACCTATCCTTGGCTCCAATGACGCTATCCTTCATTCGAGAAACAAAAACATCAGGTTGTATACGGTTCCGCGTTCATCAGTTATAGAAGTGCAGGAGAACAGCAAGCCATCAGAGTGGAAAGAGGCTTCACCAGAAACTGTTAGCAACTTCAGCGCTACCGGCTATTACTTTGGAAAGCTTGTTAATCAAATGCTGGATGTTCCGGTAGGCCTTATCAATTGCAGCTACAGTGGCTCTTATGCCGAGGCCTGGATGACACCAGAAGCACTGAAAGACTTTGGCGTGAAAATCCCGGTGAAAGGTGACACGATAAAAGCTGTGAGCCGCACGCCTACTACTTTATACAATGGCATGCTACACCCTATCATTGGTTATGGTATCAGGGGCGCACTGTTTTACCAGGGCGAATCAAATTATGATGATCCGGATAAATACCAAAAGCTTTTTCCAACGATGGTAAAGCAATGGCGCAACGAATGGGGCATTGGCAACTTTCCATTTTATTATGCACAGATAGCACCCTATAATTATGCACAGCTGCCGCCGCACCACACTGGCGGAAAATATAATTCTGCTTACCTGCGTGATGCACAAAGGAAGGCGGAAAAGGTAATACCGAATGCAGCTATGGCTGTGTTGCTGGACATTGGCGAGGAGAAGCAAATACATCCTGCTAACAAAGAAGCAGGAGGAAAAAGACTGGCACTGTTAGCACTGGCTAAAACGTATGGAATGAACGGGTTCGGCGCTGCCAGTCCTGCTTACGATACACTTACTATTACCGGGAGTATTGCCAATGTTCGTTTCCAAAATGTACCAAATGGATTGACTTCTTTTGGTAAAGAGTTAACGCAGTTTGAGATAGCAGGAGCGAATAAAGTTTTCTATCCTGCTAAGGCATGGATCAATGGAAGCAGTATTGCCGTGTCGGCACCAGAAGTAAAAGAACCGGTAGCCGTACGATATGCTTTCAAAGATTTTGTAGTGGGTGACTTATATGGTACAGATGGATTACCTGTCTCGAGCTTCAGGACGGACACATGGTAA
- a CDS encoding family 78 glycoside hydrolase catalytic domain produces the protein MLKIIFNIVFLFVCLAGFAQGVDVINLRTEYKVNPMGVEAAAPGLSWQLSSNQRSVLQTAYRILVADDSAVLKKNQGNIWDSKKIQSGTSVQVSYAGKKLAPAKTYYWKVMLWDNKNNVSRWSDVARWQTGLMTTNDWKGAKWIAYDKIADSNISILPVDGKKDKYLGNNVLPLLRKNFTVKKPVKQATMFITGLGHFEMSVNGKKVGDHFLDAGWTKYDKQALYVPFDLTNQLKQGSNAIGIMLGNGFYFIPPLKGRYRKTKNAFGHPKMIARLAIEYADGTKEDIVSDASWKTTASPITFSSIYGGEDYDANLEQKGWDTPSFTDKGWRNVLIVDGPSVLNAQMAEPLKVMETFAPKNVTQLASDRYVFDLGQNASGIPSIKVQGKKGDTVRVYPAELLRADGSVAQGPTGSQYYLQYVLKGDGVETWQPRFTYYGFRYLQVNGAVPKGAADEKGLPVLQEIKGLHIRNAAQGAGEFTSSKELFNKTHELIDWAIKSNMVSVFTDCPHREKLGWLEQVHLMGYSVQHNYDIAQLGRKTVEDMLYSQTAEGLIPEIAPEFVKFEWGGDMFRDSPEWGSSGIIFPWYLYQWYGDKQVLLKSYPMMKRYIDYLGTKAQGHILKQGLGDWYDLGPKAPGVSQLTPMGVTGTAIYYYDLNILSKIARLIGKTEDASTFDQLALQVKQAFNDSFFNKETKQYATGSQAANAMAVYMQLVEPQYKGAVIENIVKDIRSRNNSLTAGDIGYRYLLRVLQEAGRSDVIYDMNSRTDVPGYGYQLAKGATALTESWAALPTNSNNHFMLGHLMEWFYRGLAGINQADGSVAYKDIVINPEVVGDVTSVNGSYHSVHGKIVSEWKKDGNSFTHYVVIPANTTATVYLPATAKDMISEGGVAVKNSKDVRLVGYENGKAILKLGSGEYSLKVERL, from the coding sequence ATGCTGAAGATTATTTTCAATATTGTCTTTCTTTTTGTTTGCCTTGCAGGTTTCGCGCAAGGTGTTGACGTGATTAACTTACGCACGGAGTACAAAGTGAATCCTATGGGTGTGGAAGCAGCAGCACCGGGATTAAGTTGGCAGCTGTCATCTAACCAGCGGAGTGTATTACAAACTGCTTATCGAATATTGGTGGCTGATGATAGTGCCGTACTTAAAAAGAATCAAGGGAATATTTGGGATAGCAAAAAAATACAATCAGGTACATCGGTCCAGGTTTCTTATGCAGGTAAAAAATTAGCGCCTGCAAAAACATACTATTGGAAAGTAATGCTGTGGGATAATAAGAACAACGTTTCGAGGTGGAGTGATGTGGCGCGTTGGCAGACAGGCTTGATGACCACTAACGATTGGAAAGGTGCTAAATGGATAGCTTATGATAAAATAGCTGACAGCAATATTTCCATTCTTCCTGTCGATGGGAAAAAGGATAAATACTTAGGTAATAATGTACTGCCTTTGTTGCGCAAAAATTTTACAGTTAAAAAGCCTGTAAAGCAAGCTACGATGTTCATTACCGGACTCGGCCATTTTGAAATGAGCGTGAATGGTAAAAAAGTAGGAGATCATTTCCTAGATGCAGGATGGACGAAGTATGATAAGCAAGCACTGTATGTTCCTTTCGATCTTACCAACCAGCTAAAGCAGGGATCTAATGCTATTGGTATTATGCTAGGTAATGGTTTTTATTTCATTCCACCATTGAAGGGGCGCTACCGCAAAACTAAGAATGCTTTTGGTCATCCAAAGATGATTGCACGTCTTGCAATAGAATACGCAGACGGAACTAAGGAAGACATTGTAAGTGATGCATCATGGAAGACGACTGCGAGCCCAATTACTTTTTCGAGCATCTACGGAGGTGAAGATTATGATGCTAACCTGGAGCAAAAAGGTTGGGATACTCCTTCATTCACAGATAAAGGATGGAGAAATGTATTGATCGTTGATGGCCCTTCTGTATTGAATGCGCAGATGGCTGAACCGCTGAAGGTGATGGAGACATTTGCGCCTAAGAATGTTACGCAGCTTGCGTCAGATCGCTATGTGTTCGATCTTGGTCAAAATGCTTCGGGTATCCCTTCAATCAAGGTGCAGGGGAAAAAAGGTGATACAGTCAGAGTTTACCCGGCCGAATTGCTGAGAGCGGATGGATCAGTTGCGCAGGGGCCAACAGGAAGTCAATATTATCTGCAATATGTTTTAAAAGGTGATGGTGTTGAAACATGGCAGCCGCGGTTTACTTACTATGGCTTTCGTTACTTACAAGTAAATGGTGCAGTTCCTAAAGGTGCAGCAGATGAAAAAGGTTTACCTGTACTGCAAGAAATAAAAGGCCTGCATATTCGTAATGCAGCGCAAGGAGCAGGTGAATTCACGAGTTCAAAAGAATTATTTAATAAGACGCATGAGCTGATTGATTGGGCGATCAAGAGCAATATGGTAAGTGTGTTTACTGACTGCCCGCATCGTGAAAAATTAGGTTGGTTAGAACAGGTACACCTGATGGGTTATTCTGTTCAGCACAATTATGATATAGCGCAGTTGGGAAGGAAGACAGTGGAGGATATGTTGTACTCGCAAACAGCAGAAGGTTTGATTCCTGAGATAGCGCCGGAGTTTGTAAAGTTTGAATGGGGTGGTGATATGTTTCGTGATAGTCCTGAATGGGGGAGTAGCGGGATCATTTTCCCTTGGTATCTGTACCAGTGGTATGGTGATAAGCAAGTCTTATTAAAGAGCTACCCGATGATGAAGCGTTACATCGATTACCTTGGCACAAAAGCACAAGGACATATCCTTAAGCAGGGTTTAGGCGATTGGTATGACCTTGGTCCTAAAGCTCCTGGTGTTTCGCAATTAACACCTATGGGTGTTACCGGCACTGCTATCTACTATTATGACTTAAACATCCTGAGTAAGATAGCAAGGCTTATTGGGAAGACTGAAGATGCTTCAACTTTTGATCAATTGGCACTGCAGGTTAAGCAGGCTTTCAACGATAGTTTTTTCAACAAGGAAACAAAGCAGTACGCTACCGGCAGCCAGGCCGCCAATGCAATGGCTGTTTATATGCAGCTGGTAGAGCCGCAGTATAAAGGTGCGGTAATAGAAAACATTGTGAAGGATATCCGTAGCCGAAACAATAGTCTGACTGCCGGTGATATTGGCTATCGCTACCTATTGCGTGTATTGCAAGAAGCAGGAAGGTCAGATGTGATATATGACATGAACAGCAGAACAGATGTTCCTGGTTATGGCTACCAATTGGCAAAAGGAGCAACAGCGCTAACAGAATCATGGGCTGCATTACCTACAAATTCCAATAATCATTTTATGCTTGGCCATTTGATGGAGTGGTTTTATCGTGGCCTGGCAGGGATCAACCAGGCTGATGGTTCTGTTGCTTATAAAGATATTGTCATCAATCCTGAAGTGGTAGGTGATGTTACTTCTGTAAATGGTTCATATCATTCAGTTCATGGAAAAATTGTAAGTGAGTGGAAGAAGGATGGCAATAGCTTTACACATTATGTGGTTATACCGGCAAATACCACAGCCACTGTTTATTTACCTGCCACTGCTAAGGATATGATTTCGGAAGGTGGAGTTGCTGTAAAAAATAGTAAAGATGTTAGGTTGGTAGGATATGAAAATGGTAAGGCGATTTTGAAATTAGGATCAGGTGAATATAGTTTAAAGGTAGAGCGGTTGTAA
- a CDS encoding glycosyl hydrolase encodes MNRSLHDILKGALVAVAVVLCLPLAAQKAKPTVKPAKQPATLYKNLSYPQLVNAFKQPPPSAEPWVFWYWMHGAVSREGITADLQAMKQAGIGGAYLMPIKDTSSAIDYKPQVRQLTPQFWAMVKFAMKEADRLGLKIGMHVSDGFALAGGPWITPELSMQKVVWTETFVDGGKPINVKLAQPETKENYYKDIAVYAYPTPVGADVTTYTTVPKVTTSKGTDAPFLVTAGNKQTFSSDDSCWIQYAFDQPFTARSLVVRTPGNNYQAHRLIIEASEDGSSFRRVTRLEPPRHGWQDTDADVTHSIEPTTAKFFRFVYSKAGSEPGAEDLDAAKWKPSLKLRGIELSGAAKINQYEGKNGSVWRVSKRTTEEQVPGVASVPLNKIINIKQFLAADGTLNWNVPAGKWTILRVGHTSTGHTNYTGGGGLGLECDKFNTDAITKQFDGWFNEAIRQAGPELATKVLKIFHIDSWECGSQNWSPVFAEEFRKRRGYDIEPYLPVMAGIPIESADVSERFLYDVRQTIAELVIDKFYTTMAKLAKAKGTSFTAESIAPTMLSDGMLHYKTVDIPMGEFWLNSPTHDKPNDMMDAISGAHVYGKPIIQAEAFTTVRMDWSEHPGNMKAAQDRNYALGINKLVYHVYAHNPYVNRKPGVTLDGVGLYFQRDQTWWKPGKAWVDYAKRAQALLQVGRPVADIAVFTGEELPRRSVLPDRLVSTLPGIIGEERVKQNEERLLNKDEPLREKPMGVRHSANMADPEDWIDPLRGYAYDSFNPDVLLQAKVENKRIVLPGGATYGILVLPQPHPLSPSNEYMSPAVAEKLNELVKQGASIIVNDVPVSSLGLEESQVNDRAVERITSELWDGQVRGYARSGSDTVAVTIHGAGRVVKGPYYASSFDVLGIQPDVITTDKGGAYAKDIAWTHRTAPGVDIYFFANQQDVERDIEVSLRVPARVPELWDAVTGKIEIAKGYRTTEDFRTVVPLRLAPNGSIFIVLAKGGALTVNKTGKNWIETEIVQTLAGDWNLKFDSKLGGPAAGVTVTDLFDWSKHSDTTIKYYSGTATYTKTFNWKKTSTQPTWLDLGKIANIAEVKLNGTPLGVLWTPPFRLDIAKALKAGANKVEIEVTNTWANRLIGDKRRNKEQRITNTTAPIRLEEKHLQPAGLLGPVTIIQTKN; translated from the coding sequence ATGAATAGATCACTACATGATATACTGAAGGGCGCACTGGTGGCGGTAGCTGTTGTTTTGTGTTTGCCTCTTGCTGCACAAAAGGCTAAACCAACCGTGAAGCCAGCAAAGCAACCTGCCACTTTATACAAGAACTTGTCGTACCCTCAACTGGTGAATGCATTTAAGCAGCCACCGCCAAGTGCTGAGCCGTGGGTATTTTGGTACTGGATGCATGGAGCTGTATCGCGTGAAGGTATAACTGCAGACCTGCAGGCAATGAAGCAGGCAGGCATTGGTGGGGCTTACCTGATGCCCATCAAAGACACGTCAAGTGCAATAGACTATAAGCCACAGGTGCGCCAGCTTACGCCACAGTTTTGGGCGATGGTGAAGTTTGCAATGAAGGAAGCTGACAGGCTAGGACTGAAAATAGGAATGCATGTGAGTGATGGTTTTGCACTGGCAGGAGGTCCTTGGATAACGCCGGAACTAAGCATGCAAAAAGTGGTGTGGACGGAAACGTTTGTAGATGGAGGTAAGCCTATTAACGTAAAGCTCGCTCAACCTGAGACGAAAGAAAATTATTACAAAGACATTGCTGTATATGCCTATCCAACACCTGTTGGCGCAGATGTTACAACTTATACAACAGTGCCAAAGGTCACCACAAGTAAAGGGACTGATGCGCCATTCTTAGTAACGGCAGGCAACAAGCAAACTTTTAGCAGCGATGATAGTTGCTGGATCCAATATGCATTTGATCAACCTTTCACTGCACGTTCGCTGGTTGTTCGTACACCTGGGAATAACTACCAGGCGCACAGGCTAATCATAGAAGCTAGTGAAGATGGCAGCAGCTTCCGGAGGGTTACCAGGTTGGAACCACCGCGCCATGGATGGCAGGATACGGATGCTGATGTCACACATTCTATAGAACCTACTACGGCTAAGTTCTTTCGTTTTGTATACAGTAAGGCAGGTTCTGAGCCAGGAGCTGAAGACCTTGATGCTGCTAAATGGAAACCATCACTTAAGCTAAGAGGTATAGAGTTGTCTGGTGCAGCAAAGATCAACCAGTACGAAGGCAAGAACGGCAGCGTGTGGCGGGTAAGCAAAAGAACAACAGAAGAACAAGTGCCTGGTGTAGCAAGTGTTCCATTGAACAAGATCATCAACATCAAGCAATTTCTTGCTGCTGATGGTACGTTGAACTGGAATGTGCCCGCAGGCAAATGGACGATCTTACGTGTTGGACATACATCTACCGGTCATACAAATTATACGGGTGGAGGTGGATTGGGTTTAGAATGTGACAAGTTCAACACGGACGCTATCACCAAACAATTTGATGGTTGGTTCAACGAAGCCATAAGGCAGGCAGGTCCGGAGCTAGCAACTAAAGTTTTGAAGATATTTCATATTGATAGCTGGGAGTGCGGAAGCCAAAACTGGTCGCCTGTATTTGCTGAAGAGTTCAGGAAAAGAAGAGGTTATGACATAGAGCCTTACCTGCCTGTGATGGCTGGTATTCCTATAGAAAGTGCGGATGTTTCTGAAAGATTTTTATATGATGTAAGGCAGACAATAGCTGAGCTGGTGATAGATAAATTCTACACTACTATGGCTAAACTGGCAAAGGCTAAGGGAACATCTTTTACTGCCGAAAGCATTGCCCCAACCATGCTAAGCGATGGGATGCTTCATTATAAAACGGTAGACATACCGATGGGTGAATTCTGGTTGAACAGCCCAACGCACGACAAGCCCAACGACATGATGGACGCTATATCTGGTGCACATGTTTATGGAAAACCTATTATTCAAGCAGAAGCATTTACAACTGTAAGAATGGACTGGAGTGAACATCCGGGTAATATGAAAGCTGCGCAGGACAGGAACTATGCGCTTGGAATTAATAAGCTGGTTTACCACGTGTATGCACACAATCCATATGTAAATAGAAAACCCGGTGTAACATTAGATGGTGTGGGTTTATACTTTCAGCGTGATCAAACATGGTGGAAGCCAGGCAAAGCATGGGTGGATTATGCAAAGCGAGCCCAGGCACTGTTGCAGGTAGGAAGACCAGTTGCTGATATTGCAGTGTTCACAGGTGAAGAGCTGCCAAGAAGGTCTGTATTGCCTGATCGGCTTGTATCCACACTGCCAGGCATCATAGGTGAAGAAAGAGTGAAGCAGAACGAAGAACGTTTACTGAATAAGGACGAGCCTCTAAGAGAAAAGCCAATGGGTGTTCGACACTCTGCAAACATGGCTGATCCTGAAGATTGGATTGATCCATTGCGAGGCTATGCTTATGATAGCTTCAATCCTGATGTGCTGTTACAAGCCAAAGTAGAAAATAAGAGGATCGTATTGCCAGGTGGAGCAACTTATGGAATATTGGTTTTACCGCAACCTCACCCACTGTCTCCGAGTAATGAATATATGTCTCCTGCTGTAGCAGAAAAGCTGAATGAACTGGTAAAGCAGGGCGCATCTATTATAGTGAATGATGTGCCTGTAAGTTCGCTTGGTCTTGAGGAGTCCCAGGTTAATGACCGAGCTGTTGAACGCATCACATCTGAGTTGTGGGACGGGCAGGTAAGGGGATATGCAAGATCGGGGAGTGACACTGTAGCAGTAACCATTCATGGTGCTGGACGAGTAGTGAAAGGTCCTTACTATGCAAGTTCTTTTGACGTACTGGGCATACAGCCTGATGTTATTACTACAGATAAAGGTGGTGCGTACGCAAAAGATATAGCATGGACACATCGTACCGCTCCTGGTGTTGATATCTATTTCTTCGCTAACCAGCAAGATGTTGAGAGAGATATAGAAGTATCTCTTCGTGTACCTGCACGCGTTCCTGAGTTATGGGATGCAGTTACAGGTAAAATAGAAATAGCAAAAGGCTATAGAACAACGGAAGACTTTAGAACGGTTGTTCCACTACGGCTGGCGCCTAATGGATCTATCTTCATTGTACTTGCTAAAGGCGGAGCACTTACTGTAAACAAGACAGGTAAAAACTGGATAGAGACTGAAATTGTGCAAACATTAGCAGGAGACTGGAATTTGAAGTTTGACAGCAAGTTGGGTGGTCCTGCAGCAGGTGTAACAGTAACTGATCTCTTTGACTGGAGTAAACATAGCGATACGACTATCAAATACTACTCAGGCACGGCTACATATACAAAGACATTCAATTGGAAGAAGACTTCCACTCAACCTACCTGGCTTGACTTAGGTAAAATTGCCAACATTGCTGAAGTAAAATTGAACGGAACTCCATTAGGTGTACTATGGACACCGCCTTTCAGGCTCGATATTGCAAAGGCTCTAAAAGCGGGTGCTAACAAGGTGGAAATAGAAGTGACCAATACCTGGGCAAACAGGTTGATTGGTGACAAGCGCCGAAATAAAGAACAACGCATAACCAATACTACGGCACCTATTAGGCTGGAAGAAAAACACCTGCAGCCTGCAGGATTATTAGGGCCTGTTACAATTATTCAAACTAAAAACTAA
- a CDS encoding SDR family NAD(P)-dependent oxidoreductase, whose amino-acid sequence MFRLDNKVAAITGGGSGIGRAVAKIFAKQGAVVHIIDLSQDAADSVLAEIEAEGGKGFTHQCDVSKQQQVQDRFATIEVLDILVNNAGIAHVGTAENTTEEDFDRVYSVNVKGMYNCLHAALPIMKKNGGGSITSLSSIAAVVGIADRFAYSMSKGAVHAMSLSVARDFLSFNIRSNTISPARVHTPFVDGFIAKNYPGKEKEVFEKLSKSQPIGRMGTVEEIASLILYLSSDEASFITGNDYSIDGGFIKLNN is encoded by the coding sequence ATGTTTAGATTAGACAATAAAGTTGCCGCAATCACGGGCGGCGGAAGTGGGATAGGCAGGGCTGTTGCAAAAATATTTGCAAAGCAAGGCGCAGTGGTACACATCATAGACCTATCGCAAGATGCGGCAGATAGTGTATTGGCAGAAATAGAGGCAGAAGGCGGAAAAGGTTTTACCCACCAATGCGATGTAAGTAAGCAGCAACAAGTACAGGATAGATTCGCAACCATTGAAGTGCTGGATATACTGGTGAACAATGCAGGTATAGCACATGTGGGTACAGCTGAAAATACTACGGAAGAAGATTTTGACCGAGTGTATAGTGTAAATGTAAAAGGCATGTACAACTGCCTGCATGCGGCCTTGCCAATCATGAAAAAGAATGGTGGCGGATCCATTACCAGCCTGTCTTCTATTGCTGCGGTGGTTGGTATTGCTGATAGGTTTGCCTACAGCATGAGCAAAGGAGCTGTGCATGCAATGTCACTATCAGTAGCTCGCGATTTTCTGTCATTCAACATTCGCAGCAATACCATTTCTCCGGCGCGGGTGCATACTCCATTTGTAGATGGATTTATCGCTAAAAATTATCCAGGTAAGGAAAAGGAGGTTTTTGAGAAACTATCAAAGTCGCAGCCAATAGGTAGAATGGGAACAGTAGAAGAGATTGCTAGTCTCATCTTATACCTATCTTCTGATGAGGCTTCTTTTATTACCGGCAATGATTATAGCATTGATGGTGGCTTCATAAAATTGAATAATTAA
- a CDS encoding fumarylacetoacetate hydrolase family protein, whose amino-acid sequence MKLIRFRNNGEVKPGINIGEEYFDASSFGEDYNESFFENDGLQRLQQFVEENKATLPKLANDVELDSPVARPSKIICIGLNYADHAKETGAAIPAEPIIFFKATSAMVGPYDDVIIPKNSEKTDWEVELAVVIGKKASYVDEANALDYVAGYCVHNDLSERAFQLERGGQWVKGKSCDTFAPLGPFLATKDEVSDVDNLKLWLSVNGTMMQNGTTANLIFKIPFLVSYLSQFMSLLPGDIISTGTPAGVGLGFNPAIYLKDGDVVELGIDGLGTAKQHVKAYK is encoded by the coding sequence ATGAAATTAATACGCTTTAGAAACAATGGCGAGGTAAAGCCGGGTATCAATATCGGCGAAGAATATTTTGATGCTTCATCTTTTGGAGAAGATTACAACGAAAGTTTTTTTGAAAATGACGGGCTGCAAAGGCTGCAGCAGTTTGTAGAGGAGAACAAAGCAACGCTTCCAAAGCTTGCAAATGATGTAGAGCTGGATAGCCCTGTGGCACGGCCTTCTAAGATCATTTGCATTGGATTGAACTATGCTGATCATGCCAAAGAAACAGGTGCTGCAATACCTGCTGAGCCTATCATCTTCTTTAAAGCTACTTCTGCTATGGTAGGTCCTTATGATGATGTGATCATTCCAAAAAATTCGGAAAAGACAGATTGGGAAGTTGAACTAGCGGTGGTTATTGGAAAGAAAGCTTCTTATGTAGATGAAGCGAATGCACTGGATTATGTAGCGGGCTATTGTGTACACAACGATCTTAGTGAAAGAGCATTTCAACTGGAAAGAGGTGGTCAATGGGTGAAGGGTAAAAGCTGTGATACGTTTGCGCCGCTTGGGCCATTCCTTGCTACCAAAGATGAAGTGTCTGATGTAGATAATCTGAAACTGTGGTTGTCGGTGAATGGTACGATGATGCAGAATGGTACAACTGCTAACCTCATCTTCAAGATCCCTTTCCTTGTTTCGTACCTCAGCCAGTTTATGAGCTTGTTGCCAGGCGATATCATCTCTACTGGAACACCAGCAGGTGTGGGCTTAGGTTTTAATCCAGCTATCTATTTGAAAGATGGAGATGTAGTGGAGTTGGGTATTGATGGATTAGGAACAGCTAAGCAGCATGTGAAGGCTTATAAATAA
- a CDS encoding amidohydrolase family protein — MRIDSHQHFWQYDPVRESWITDEMRVIRRDFMPHDLEPVLQQNGLDGCVVVQSDQSEEHNDFLLELANNNAFIKGIVGWVDLRAEDIHDRLRHYKQFESIKGFRHVLQGEEDRSLMLRPAFMKGIAALKDFGFTYDILIFPDQLQYIPEFVAAHPDQKFVIDHIAKPYIKDKKIEEWKRDMQAVAKHKNVYCKISGMVTEADFKNWKKEDFTPYIDAVVEAFGTSRIMFGSDWPVCLVAASYEEMIGIVKEYFASFSADEQEKIFGGNAQQFYNLK, encoded by the coding sequence ATGCGAATAGATTCTCACCAACATTTCTGGCAATACGATCCGGTAAGAGAAAGCTGGATAACGGATGAAATGCGCGTGATCAGAAGAGACTTTATGCCACATGACCTGGAGCCAGTTCTACAACAAAACGGGCTTGATGGATGTGTGGTAGTACAATCTGATCAATCTGAAGAGCACAATGATTTTTTATTGGAGCTGGCAAATAACAATGCTTTTATAAAAGGTATTGTTGGCTGGGTTGACCTGCGAGCTGAAGATATCCATGATCGCCTGCGGCATTACAAACAATTTGAAAGCATCAAGGGTTTTAGGCATGTACTGCAAGGAGAGGAGGATCGGTCGTTGATGTTGCGTCCTGCTTTCATGAAAGGCATTGCTGCTTTGAAAGATTTCGGTTTCACTTACGACATTCTGATCTTTCCAGACCAGTTGCAATATATTCCTGAATTTGTTGCGGCTCATCCTGATCAAAAGTTTGTGATTGATCATATAGCCAAGCCATACATCAAAGACAAGAAAATAGAGGAGTGGAAGCGCGATATGCAGGCTGTTGCTAAGCACAAAAATGTTTACTGCAAGATCAGTGGTATGGTCACGGAAGCAGATTTCAAAAACTGGAAAAAGGAAGATTTTACACCTTACATAGATGCAGTAGTGGAAGCATTCGGAACAAGCAGGATCATGTTTGGAAGTGACTGGCCTGTATGCCTGGTAGCAGCATCGTATGAAGAAATGATCGGAATAGTAAAAGAATATTTCGCTTCCTTTTCTGCTGATGAGCAGGAAAAAATTTTTGGAGGCAACGCACAACAATTTTATAATCTTAAGTAA
- a CDS encoding SDR family oxidoreductase — MDLQLKDKVIVVTGGAKGIGEGIVRVLAAEGAIPVIIGRSKEDNDAVVNQLNLLGQQSFAVVAELTDPAACERAVKEVEQQFGRIDGVVNNAGVNDGVGLENGTYEGFIASLHKNLVHYFLIVHHALPALKKSKGSIVNIGSKTAETGQGSTSAYAAANGGRNAITREWAVELLKYGIRVNAVIVAECFTPLYQTWIQTFDNPEEKLKEITSKIPFEHRMTTAEEIANMVAFLLSPRSSHTTGQLVHVDGGYVHLDRALANG, encoded by the coding sequence ATGGACTTACAACTAAAGGATAAAGTAATTGTAGTAACTGGTGGTGCAAAAGGCATTGGTGAAGGTATTGTGCGGGTGTTGGCTGCTGAAGGCGCCATACCAGTGATCATTGGCAGAAGCAAAGAAGACAATGATGCTGTAGTAAATCAACTCAACCTTCTTGGACAACAATCGTTTGCTGTAGTAGCAGAATTGACTGATCCCGCAGCTTGCGAAAGAGCAGTGAAGGAAGTAGAACAGCAATTTGGAAGAATAGATGGTGTAGTAAATAATGCTGGAGTGAACGATGGAGTAGGTTTGGAAAATGGAACTTATGAGGGCTTCATTGCATCGTTACACAAAAACCTTGTTCATTATTTTTTGATCGTTCATCATGCTTTGCCTGCACTAAAGAAGTCGAAAGGATCGATTGTGAACATTGGTTCTAAAACTGCAGAAACAGGGCAGGGAAGTACATCAGCTTATGCCGCAGCAAATGGCGGACGTAATGCAATTACCCGCGAATGGGCAGTAGAACTTTTGAAATATGGCATTAGGGTGAATGCTGTGATTGTTGCAGAATGCTTCACGCCTTTATACCAAACATGGATTCAAACTTTTGATAATCCTGAAGAAAAGTTGAAAGAGATCACATCTAAAATTCCATTTGAACACAGGATGACCACTGCAGAAGAAATAGCCAATATGGTAGCGTTTCTTCTTTCACCGAGGAGCAGCCATACAACAGGTCAATTAGTTCATGTGGATGGAGGCTATGTACACCTGGACAGGGCGCTGGCAAATGGTTGA